One Pseudomonas lalucatii genomic window carries:
- a CDS encoding sensor domain-containing diguanylate cyclase translates to MKLPHLDWVNQDSPYLRQHHHGFHSLRFEGELEPVFRRYHAGVFLRRMRWALLVAMLLALLFVVLDFVNLPDPLRGQILGLRLGVIQPALTLAWLATYRRGLRDHLQVIGGAVALLCGLAVVGIIGIAHAHAFPLPYEGIILVTVFFYFLTGLRCTTAALCGWLTLVAYLAVELAVGLTGEALISNVLFLALANVIGSVGCYSQEYATRLNFLAHGLLQDLADKDFLTGLLNRRAFTARAERSWRQAQRERRALGVVMMDVDFFKRYNDHYGHAAGDEALRQVAQVIGERARRPLDCAARYGGEEFVGCWYDLGEEQMLAILEDIRSTIEALGLPHVKSEVAGVVTLSIGLAYLTPQPQQSLEDALRLADVALYLAKEQGRNRLVCKKP, encoded by the coding sequence TTGAAATTACCGCACCTGGATTGGGTCAATCAGGATTCACCTTATCTGCGCCAGCATCACCACGGTTTCCATAGCCTGAGGTTCGAGGGCGAGCTGGAGCCGGTGTTCAGGCGCTATCACGCCGGTGTCTTTCTACGGCGCATGCGCTGGGCGTTGCTGGTGGCCATGCTGCTGGCGCTGCTGTTCGTCGTGCTGGACTTCGTCAACCTGCCGGACCCGCTGCGCGGGCAGATCCTCGGCCTGCGCCTGGGGGTGATCCAGCCGGCACTGACGCTCGCCTGGCTGGCGACCTATCGCCGGGGGCTGCGCGATCATCTGCAGGTGATCGGCGGCGCCGTGGCCTTGCTGTGCGGGCTGGCGGTGGTCGGCATCATCGGCATCGCTCACGCCCACGCCTTCCCGTTGCCCTATGAGGGCATCATCCTGGTCACGGTGTTCTTCTACTTCCTCACCGGTCTGCGCTGCACCACCGCAGCCTTGTGCGGCTGGCTGACCCTTGTCGCTTATCTGGCGGTGGAGCTGGCCGTCGGCCTGACCGGGGAAGCACTGATCAGCAACGTCTTGTTTCTGGCGTTGGCCAATGTCATCGGCTCGGTGGGCTGTTACTCCCAGGAATACGCCACGCGGCTGAACTTCCTCGCCCATGGCTTGTTGCAGGACCTGGCGGACAAGGACTTTCTCACCGGCCTGCTCAACCGCCGCGCCTTCACCGCACGGGCCGAGCGCAGCTGGCGCCAGGCCCAGCGTGAGCGGCGCGCCCTGGGCGTGGTGATGATGGATGTGGACTTCTTCAAACGCTACAACGACCACTATGGCCACGCCGCCGGCGATGAGGCCCTGCGTCAAGTGGCCCAAGTGATAGGCGAACGCGCCAGGCGGCCGTTGGACTGTGCGGCCCGCTATGGCGGAGAGGAGTTCGTCGGCTGCTGGTACGACCTGGGCGAAGAACAGATGCTGGCGATTCTGGAGGATATCCGCAGCACCATCGAGGCCCTGGGGCTGCCCCACGTGAAATCGGAGGTTGCCGGCGTGGTGACCCTCAGCATCGGCCTGGCGTACCTGACGCCGCAACCGCAGCAAAGCCTGGAGGACGCCCTGCGCCTGGCCGATGTGGCCCTGTACCTGGCCAAGGAGCAGGGTCGCAACCGGCTGGTGTGCAAGAAGCCTTGA
- a CDS encoding GTPase/DUF3482 domain-containing protein has translation MTSPLKLAVVGHTNVGKTSLLRTLTRDGEFGEVSPRASTTRHVEGARLSVDGESLLELYDTPGLEDAIALLEHLERLDRPGERLDGPARLGRFLDGGEARLRFEQEAKVLRQLLASDAGLYVIDAREPVLAKYRDELAVLSMSGRPLLPVLNFVAGGQHREDDWNAALARLGLHARVAFDSVAPPLDSERRLYQSLALLLDKARGPLQRLIDDHEAQRHSRRQAGARLIAELLLDCAACRQSVEAAAAPEQQALQQLRTLIRQREQRCVEALLRLHAFAPGDADAGDLPLLDGRWGDDLFNPETLRQLGIKVGGGMAAGAATGAGIDLLVGGITLGAAALLGALAGGGLQTARNYGGRLLGKLRGGHELTVDDAVLRLLALRQGQLLEALAARGHAATATLRLAPPDAAQWRDAPLPEPLRKARAHPEWSRLAPGGFRDGAERQDALAQLAAQLLARPEPPQGRPR, from the coding sequence ATGACTAGCCCGCTGAAACTGGCCGTGGTCGGCCACACCAATGTCGGCAAGACCTCGCTGCTGCGCACCCTGACCCGCGACGGCGAGTTCGGCGAGGTGTCGCCGCGGGCCAGCACCACCCGCCACGTCGAGGGCGCACGGCTGTCGGTGGACGGCGAATCCCTGCTGGAGCTGTACGACACCCCCGGTCTGGAGGATGCCATCGCCCTGCTCGAACACCTGGAGCGCCTGGACCGTCCCGGCGAACGCCTCGACGGCCCGGCCCGCCTGGGCCGTTTCCTCGACGGCGGCGAGGCGCGCCTGCGCTTCGAGCAGGAGGCCAAGGTGCTGCGCCAGCTGCTGGCCTCGGACGCCGGCCTCTACGTGATCGACGCCCGCGAGCCGGTGCTGGCCAAGTACCGCGACGAGCTGGCGGTGCTGAGCATGAGCGGCCGGCCGTTGCTGCCAGTGCTCAACTTCGTCGCCGGGGGCCAGCACCGCGAGGACGACTGGAACGCTGCCCTGGCCCGCCTCGGCCTGCACGCACGGGTGGCCTTCGACAGCGTGGCGCCGCCGCTGGATAGCGAACGGCGCCTGTACCAGAGCCTGGCGCTGCTGCTGGACAAGGCCCGGGGGCCGCTGCAGCGGCTGATCGACGACCATGAGGCGCAGCGTCACAGCCGCCGCCAGGCCGGCGCCCGGCTGATCGCCGAGCTGCTGCTCGACTGCGCCGCCTGCCGGCAGAGCGTCGAAGCCGCGGCGGCGCCGGAACAACAGGCCCTGCAGCAGCTGCGCACGCTCATCCGCCAGCGCGAGCAGCGCTGCGTCGAGGCCCTGCTGCGCCTGCACGCCTTCGCCCCCGGGGACGCCGACGCCGGCGACCTGCCGCTGCTCGACGGCCGCTGGGGCGACGACCTGTTCAACCCCGAGACCCTCAGGCAGCTCGGGATCAAGGTCGGCGGCGGCATGGCGGCAGGGGCGGCGACCGGCGCCGGCATCGACCTGCTGGTCGGCGGCATCACCCTCGGCGCCGCCGCGCTGCTCGGCGCCCTGGCCGGCGGCGGGCTGCAGACCGCGCGCAACTACGGCGGGCGCCTGCTCGGCAAGCTGCGCGGCGGCCATGAGCTGACGGTGGACGACGCCGTGCTGCGCCTGCTGGCCCTGCGCCAGGGCCAGCTGCTCGAGGCCCTGGCCGCCCGTGGCCACGCCGCGACCGCGACGCTGCGCCTGGCCCCGCCCGACGCCGCCCAGTGGCGCGACGCGCCGCTGCCCGAGCCCCTGCGCAAGGCCCGCGCCCATCCCGAATGGTCGCGCCTGGCGCCGGGCGGCTTTCGCGACGGCGCCGAGCGCCAGGACGCACTGGCGCAGCTGGCGGCGCAGCTGCTGGCGCGGCCCGAACCGCCTCAGGGCCGGCCCAGGTAG
- a CDS encoding putative 2-aminoethylphosphonate ABC transporter substrate-binding protein, with protein sequence MFKRIALAALLAGLSLHASAATELTVYTALEVEQLKPYQQAFERQHPDIRIKWVRDSTGIITAKLLAEKDRPQADVVWGLAASSLAILDQQGMLQAYAPAELDKIGANYRDAAHPPAWVGMDVWAATLCFNRIEAEKQGLPKPTRWEDLTDPVYQGKIVMPNPASSGTGYLDVSAWLQTFGEPQGWAYMDKLHRNIGQYTHSGSKPCKLAAAGEFPVGISFEYPAVQLQRKGAPLDIVLPKEGLGWEIEASAIVKGTEQLAAAQKLADFAASRQAMELYKANFAVLAQPGIAEPFQELPADYEQRLINNDFAWASQNRDRILAEWRRRYDGKSEPVAQ encoded by the coding sequence ATGTTCAAGCGCATCGCCCTCGCCGCCCTGCTGGCCGGCCTCAGCCTGCACGCCAGCGCCGCCACCGAGCTGACCGTCTACACCGCCCTCGAAGTGGAACAGCTCAAGCCCTACCAGCAGGCCTTCGAACGGCAGCACCCGGACATCCGCATCAAGTGGGTGCGCGACTCCACCGGCATCATCACCGCCAAGCTGCTGGCCGAGAAGGATCGCCCCCAGGCCGACGTGGTCTGGGGCCTGGCCGCCTCCAGCCTGGCCATCCTCGACCAGCAGGGCATGCTCCAGGCCTACGCCCCGGCCGAGCTGGACAAGATCGGCGCCAACTACCGCGACGCCGCCCACCCGCCGGCCTGGGTCGGCATGGACGTGTGGGCCGCGACCCTCTGCTTCAACCGCATCGAGGCCGAGAAGCAGGGCCTGCCCAAGCCGACCCGCTGGGAGGACCTGACCGACCCGGTGTACCAGGGCAAGATCGTCATGCCCAACCCGGCCTCCTCCGGCACCGGCTACCTGGACGTCAGCGCCTGGCTGCAGACCTTCGGCGAACCCCAGGGCTGGGCCTACATGGACAAGCTGCACCGCAACATCGGCCAGTACACCCACTCCGGCTCCAAGCCCTGCAAGCTGGCCGCCGCCGGCGAGTTCCCGGTGGGCATCTCCTTCGAGTACCCGGCGGTGCAGCTGCAGCGCAAGGGTGCGCCGCTGGACATCGTGCTGCCCAAGGAGGGCCTGGGCTGGGAGATCGAGGCCAGCGCCATCGTCAAGGGCACCGAGCAGTTGGCGGCGGCGCAGAAGCTCGCCGACTTCGCCGCCAGCCGCCAGGCCATGGAGCTGTACAAGGCCAACTTCGCCGTGCTGGCCCAGCCGGGCATCGCCGAGCCGTTCCAGGAGCTGCCGGCCGACTACGAGCAGCGCCTGATCAACAACGACTTCGCCTGGGCCTCGCAGAACCGCGACAGGATCCTCGCCGAGTGGCGCCGGCGCTACGACGGCAAGTCCGAGCCGGTCGCCCAGTAG
- a CDS encoding TIGR03364 family FAD-dependent oxidoreductase, with the protein MSQHDCDLLVVGAGILGLAHAWAGARRGLRVKVCERSQAPQGASIRNFGQALVTGQAPGPMLDLARQSRGLWAELGQAAGLQLKQQGSLLFARSEAEQALLEAFCAGRAREQGYRVELLRGAALQGLYDGRFAHHRAALHGLDDQQLYSREALPQIVDYLARAHGVQFHFSTLVRDVEGGRVDTTAGTFRAARVVVCSGHDYQTLLAEQLAALQPQVCALQMLRVRLQQSLALQHAVLTGLSCVHYGAFADLPEAEAVRAQIRREQPELETHGIHLLVSPTPHGELIIGDSHVYGDDVGPFNAEAVDRILIALAEHTLGGKLEVLERWQGVYGARGPGPFSVLAAAEGVTAVLMHTGLGMSVGLGLGERTVAALLGEGAWPTAQAA; encoded by the coding sequence ATGAGTCAGCACGATTGCGACCTGCTGGTCGTCGGCGCCGGCATCCTCGGCCTGGCCCATGCCTGGGCCGGCGCCCGGCGCGGCCTGCGGGTCAAGGTGTGCGAACGTAGCCAGGCGCCCCAGGGCGCCTCGATCCGCAACTTCGGCCAGGCCCTGGTCACCGGCCAGGCGCCGGGGCCGATGCTCGACCTGGCGCGCCAGTCCCGCGGCCTGTGGGCCGAGCTGGGCCAGGCCGCCGGCCTGCAGCTCAAGCAACAGGGCTCGCTGCTGTTCGCCCGCAGCGAGGCCGAGCAGGCGCTGCTCGAGGCCTTCTGCGCCGGCCGCGCCCGGGAGCAGGGCTACCGCGTCGAGCTGTTGCGCGGCGCCGCCCTGCAGGGCCTGTACGACGGCCGCTTCGCCCACCACCGCGCCGCCTTGCACGGCCTCGACGACCAGCAGCTGTATTCCCGCGAGGCGCTGCCGCAGATCGTCGACTACCTGGCCCGCGCGCACGGCGTGCAGTTCCACTTCTCCACCCTGGTGCGCGACGTCGAGGGCGGTCGGGTCGACACCACCGCCGGCACCTTCCGCGCTGCCCGGGTGGTGGTCTGCTCCGGGCATGACTACCAGACCCTGCTGGCCGAGCAGCTGGCCGCCCTGCAGCCGCAGGTCTGCGCCCTGCAGATGCTGCGCGTGCGCCTGCAGCAGTCGCTGGCGCTGCAGCACGCGGTGCTCACCGGCCTCAGCTGCGTGCACTACGGCGCCTTCGCCGACTTGCCGGAGGCCGAGGCCGTCCGCGCGCAGATCCGCCGCGAGCAGCCGGAGCTGGAAACCCATGGCATTCACCTGCTGGTCAGCCCGACGCCCCACGGCGAGCTGATCATCGGCGACTCCCACGTCTACGGCGACGATGTCGGGCCCTTCAACGCCGAGGCCGTCGACCGCATCCTCATCGCGCTGGCCGAGCACACCCTGGGCGGCAAGCTGGAGGTGCTCGAGCGTTGGCAGGGCGTCTACGGCGCCCGGGGGCCGGGGCCGTTCAGTGTGCTGGCCGCCGCCGAGGGGGTGACCGCGGTGCTGATGCACACCGGCCTGGGCATGAGCGTGGGCCTGGGCCTGGGCGAGCGCACCGTCGCCGCGCTGCTGGGAGAAGGCGCCTGGCCGACGGCGCAGGCGGCTTGA
- a CDS encoding ABC transporter permease codes for MSKIPAYFGFWHRLGAWLLQTSSWLVLLFLILPILVIVPLSFNVEPFFSFTEGMLRLDPAAYSLRWYEQIFEDPKWILAIQNSFFIGVFATLIATTLGTCAAVGLARDDMPQRRLITALLLSPMIVPLIITAAGMFFFYADLGLAGTYLGVILAHAALGTPFVIITVTATLTGFDYSLVRAALNLGATPLRVFFDIIMPLIRPGVISGALFAFITSFDEVVVILFMAGPQQRTIPRQMFSGLREQINPSILAIATLLILVSIALLVTIELLRRRAERLRGIELIEPA; via the coding sequence ATGAGCAAGATTCCCGCCTACTTCGGCTTCTGGCACCGCCTCGGCGCCTGGCTGCTGCAGACCAGCTCCTGGCTGGTGCTGCTGTTCCTGATCCTGCCGATCCTGGTCATAGTGCCGCTGTCGTTCAACGTCGAGCCCTTCTTCAGCTTCACCGAGGGCATGCTGCGCCTGGACCCGGCGGCCTACTCGCTGCGCTGGTACGAGCAGATCTTCGAGGACCCGAAGTGGATCCTGGCGATCCAGAACAGCTTCTTCATCGGCGTCTTCGCCACCCTGATCGCCACCACCCTGGGCACCTGCGCCGCGGTCGGCCTGGCCCGCGACGACATGCCCCAGCGCCGCCTAATCACCGCCCTGCTGCTGTCGCCGATGATCGTGCCGCTGATCATCACCGCCGCCGGCATGTTCTTCTTCTACGCCGACCTGGGCCTGGCCGGCACCTACCTGGGGGTGATACTCGCCCACGCGGCCCTCGGCACGCCCTTCGTGATCATCACCGTCACCGCCACCCTCACCGGCTTCGACTACAGCCTGGTGCGCGCCGCCCTCAACCTGGGCGCCACGCCGCTGCGGGTGTTCTTCGACATCATCATGCCGCTGATCCGCCCGGGGGTGATCTCCGGCGCCCTGTTCGCCTTCATCACCTCCTTCGACGAGGTGGTGGTGATCCTGTTCATGGCCGGCCCGCAGCAGCGCACCATCCCGCGGCAGATGTTCTCGGGCCTGCGCGAGCAGATCAACCCGAGCATCCTGGCCATCGCCACCCTGCTGATCCTGGTGTCCATCGCCCTGCTGGTGACCATCGAGCTGCTGCGCCGCCGCGCCGAGCGCCTGCGCGGCATCGAACTGATCGAGCCGGCCTGA
- a CDS encoding DUF2868 domain-containing protein gives MSPSEKPRLDHLQRLWLSEAIRLREEQAGPLEDGEVNRRARAAGGSLAERIQRRAVQLAERDGQLQALWHWRQGARLALATLLVLAVLSGAGLAVAALGDGQRPVNLFWALGSLLGLHLLLVLGWTLGLLLAGDNAGALGRLWLWLSDKLARDARAAQLAPALLLLLQRAGLGRWGLGVLVHGLWLLALLAALLSLLALLATRRYGFVWESTLLGGDTFVALTQGLGALPALLGFALPDAELIRASGDAALAGEAARHSWASWLLGALLVYGLLPRLLLMLLCLWRWRRGCTQLTLDTGLPGYELLRERLLPGSERLGVCDPAPAPTPGVPAEPGSQASQGALLVAIELDGTRPWPPALPKGVDDAGVIDSREQRQRLLEQLSRFPPARLLVACDPRRSPDRGSLALLGELARSAASTRIWLLPAPPGEALDDARLADWHDALAQLRLPHSAGAPLRWLESGHD, from the coding sequence GTGAGCCCATCCGAGAAACCCCGCCTCGACCATCTGCAACGCCTGTGGCTGAGCGAAGCCATCCGCCTGCGCGAGGAGCAGGCCGGCCCCCTGGAGGACGGCGAGGTCAATCGCCGGGCGCGGGCCGCCGGCGGTAGTCTGGCCGAACGCATCCAGCGCCGTGCCGTCCAGCTGGCCGAACGCGATGGCCAGCTGCAGGCACTCTGGCACTGGCGCCAGGGCGCGCGGCTGGCCCTGGCCACGCTGCTCGTGCTGGCCGTGCTCAGCGGCGCCGGCCTGGCCGTGGCGGCCCTAGGTGACGGCCAGCGCCCGGTCAACCTGTTCTGGGCCCTGGGCAGCCTGCTCGGCCTCCACCTGCTGCTGGTGCTCGGCTGGACCCTGGGCCTGCTGCTGGCCGGCGACAACGCCGGCGCCCTGGGCCGGCTGTGGCTGTGGCTCAGCGACAAGCTGGCCCGCGATGCCCGGGCCGCGCAACTGGCCCCGGCACTGCTGCTGTTGCTGCAACGCGCCGGCCTGGGTCGCTGGGGCCTGGGCGTGCTGGTGCACGGCCTGTGGCTGCTGGCCCTGCTCGCCGCCCTGCTCAGCCTGCTGGCGCTGCTCGCCACCCGTCGCTACGGCTTCGTCTGGGAAAGCACCCTGCTCGGCGGCGACACCTTCGTCGCCCTGACCCAGGGCCTCGGGGCGCTGCCGGCGCTGCTCGGCTTCGCCCTGCCGGATGCCGAGCTGATCCGCGCCAGCGGCGACGCCGCCCTGGCCGGCGAGGCGGCGCGCCACAGCTGGGCCAGCTGGCTGCTCGGCGCGCTGCTGGTCTATGGCCTGCTGCCGCGCCTGCTGCTGATGCTGCTGTGCCTGTGGCGCTGGCGCCGCGGCTGCACGCAGCTGACCCTGGACACCGGGCTGCCCGGCTACGAGCTGCTGCGCGAGCGCCTGCTGCCGGGCAGCGAGCGCCTGGGCGTCTGCGATCCGGCGCCGGCGCCGACGCCCGGAGTGCCCGCCGAACCCGGCTCGCAGGCCAGTCAGGGCGCCCTGCTGGTCGCCATCGAGCTGGACGGGACTCGCCCCTGGCCACCGGCCCTGCCCAAGGGGGTCGACGACGCCGGGGTGATCGACAGCCGCGAGCAACGCCAGCGCCTGCTGGAGCAGCTCAGCCGCTTCCCGCCGGCGCGCCTGCTGGTGGCCTGCGATCCGCGCCGCTCGCCGGACCGCGGCAGCCTGGCGCTGCTCGGCGAACTGGCCCGCAGCGCCGCCAGCACGCGTATCTGGCTGCTGCCGGCGCCGCCCGGGGAAGCCCTCGACGACGCCCGCCTGGCCGACTGGCACGACGCCCTGGCGCAACTGCGCCTGCCCCACAGCGCGGGTGCACCGCTGCGCTGGCTGGAGAGCGGCCATGACTAG
- the ilvD gene encoding dihydroxy-acid dehydratase, protein MPDYRSKTSTHGRNMAGARALWRATGMKDEDFKKPIIAIANSFTQFVPGHVHLKDMGQLVAREIEKAGGVAKEFNTIAVDDGIAMGHDGMLYSLPSREIIADSVEYMVNAHCADAIVCISNCDKITPGMLMAALRLNIPVVFVSGGPMEAGKTKLASHGLDLVDAMVVAADDSASDEKVAEYERSACPTCGSCSGMFTANSMNCLTEALGLSLPGNGSTLATHSDREQLFLRAGRLAVELCQRYYGENDDSVLPRNIANFKAFENAMMLDIAMGGSTNTILHLLAAAQEAEIDFDLKDIDRLSRLVPQLCKVAPNIQKYHMEDVHRAGGVFGILGELARGGLLHTDVATVHSPSMADAIAEWDITQTQDEAVHRFFKAGPAGIPTQTAFSQSTRWDSLDDDRENGCIRSVEHAYSQEGGLAVLYGNIALDGCVVKTAGVDESILEFEGTAKIYESQESAVRGILADEVKAGDIVIIRYEGPKGGPGMQEMLYPTSYLKSKGLGKACALLTDGRFSGGTSGLSIGHASPEAAAGGAIGLVQEGDKVKIDIHNRSINLLVSDEELSHRRHAQDKKGWKPVEARPRKVTTALKAYALLATSADKGAVRNKAMLDG, encoded by the coding sequence ATGCCCGATTACCGCTCGAAAACCTCCACCCACGGCCGCAACATGGCCGGCGCCCGTGCCCTGTGGCGCGCCACCGGGATGAAGGACGAGGACTTCAAGAAGCCGATCATCGCCATCGCCAACTCCTTCACCCAGTTCGTCCCCGGCCATGTGCACCTCAAGGACATGGGCCAGCTGGTCGCCCGCGAGATCGAGAAGGCCGGCGGCGTGGCCAAGGAATTCAACACCATCGCGGTGGACGACGGCATCGCCATGGGCCATGACGGCATGCTCTATTCCCTGCCCTCGCGCGAGATCATCGCCGACTCGGTGGAGTACATGGTCAACGCCCACTGCGCCGACGCCATCGTCTGCATCAGCAACTGCGACAAGATCACCCCCGGCATGCTGATGGCCGCCCTGCGCCTGAACATCCCGGTGGTGTTCGTCTCCGGCGGCCCCATGGAAGCCGGCAAGACCAAGCTGGCCAGCCACGGCCTGGACCTGGTCGACGCCATGGTGGTGGCCGCCGACGACAGCGCCAGCGACGAGAAGGTCGCCGAGTACGAGCGCAGCGCCTGCCCGACCTGCGGCAGCTGCTCCGGCATGTTCACCGCCAACTCGATGAACTGCCTGACCGAGGCCCTGGGCCTGTCCCTGCCGGGCAACGGTTCGACCCTGGCCACCCACAGCGATCGCGAACAGCTGTTCCTGCGCGCCGGGCGCCTGGCGGTGGAGCTGTGCCAGCGCTACTACGGCGAGAACGACGACTCGGTGCTGCCGCGCAACATCGCCAACTTCAAGGCGTTCGAAAACGCCATGATGCTGGACATCGCCATGGGCGGCTCGACCAACACCATCCTGCACCTGCTGGCCGCCGCCCAGGAGGCCGAGATCGACTTCGACCTGAAGGACATCGACCGCCTGTCGCGCCTGGTGCCGCAGCTGTGCAAGGTGGCGCCGAACATCCAGAAGTACCATATGGAAGACGTCCATAGAGCGGGGGGGGTCTTCGGCATCCTCGGCGAGCTGGCCCGCGGCGGCCTGCTGCACACCGACGTGGCCACCGTGCACAGCCCGAGCATGGCCGACGCCATCGCCGAGTGGGACATCACCCAGACCCAGGACGAGGCCGTGCACCGCTTCTTCAAGGCGGGCCCGGCCGGCATCCCGACCCAGACCGCGTTCAGCCAGAGCACCCGCTGGGACAGCCTCGACGACGACCGCGAGAACGGCTGCATCCGCAGCGTCGAGCACGCCTACTCCCAGGAAGGCGGCCTGGCCGTGCTCTACGGCAACATCGCCCTGGACGGCTGCGTGGTGAAGACCGCCGGGGTCGACGAGTCGATCCTCGAGTTCGAGGGCACGGCGAAGATCTACGAGAGCCAGGAAAGTGCCGTGCGCGGCATCCTCGCCGACGAGGTCAAGGCCGGCGACATCGTCATCATCCGCTACGAAGGGCCGAAGGGCGGCCCGGGCATGCAGGAGATGCTCTACCCCACCAGCTACCTGAAGTCCAAGGGCCTGGGCAAGGCCTGCGCGCTGCTCACCGACGGCCGCTTCTCCGGCGGCACCTCGGGCCTGTCCATCGGTCATGCCTCGCCGGAGGCCGCCGCCGGCGGTGCCATCGGCCTGGTGCAGGAAGGCGACAAGGTGAAGATCGACATCCACAACCGCAGCATCAACCTGCTGGTCAGCGATGAAGAACTGTCCCACCGCCGCCACGCCCAGGACAAGAAGGGCTGGAAGCCGGTGGAGGCGCGCCCGCGCAAGGTCACCACCGCGCTCAAGGCCTACGCCCTGCTGGCCACCAGCGCCGACAAGGGCGCGGTGCGCAACAAGGCGATGCTCGACGGCTGA
- a CDS encoding transporter substrate-binding domain-containing protein has translation MSRILSAVLLFWLALPGWAAEPSGPLLRVGISEVPPFVIQEENGEWRGISIDLWRDIAAQAGYRFELQPMPFKALLPGLEAGQLDVVVGALTMTAEREARFDFTHPFYQTGLAIAVPREGEGGGWYALRALLSWQFLSLVLGLAALLLLVGALVWLFERRRNQEQFGGSPAQGLGSSFWWAAVTMTTVGYGDKAPVTLGGRLIGLVWMFAGLIMVSTFTAAVTSTLTVGNLQGGIQGTDDLRRAHVATIDKTVSARYLENQRIRHSDYDNLLGAMAAVQRGEADAVVYDLPILQYRNGELGQGGLRVLPGTFENQSYAFALASGSPYREQLSQAILRVTGSDDWRKLQELYLGRP, from the coding sequence ATGTCGAGGATTCTGAGCGCCGTGCTGCTGTTCTGGCTGGCCCTGCCGGGGTGGGCGGCCGAGCCGTCCGGGCCGCTGCTGCGTGTGGGTATCAGCGAAGTGCCGCCCTTCGTCATCCAGGAGGAGAACGGCGAGTGGCGCGGCATCAGCATCGACCTGTGGCGGGACATCGCCGCCCAGGCGGGCTACCGCTTCGAGCTGCAGCCGATGCCCTTCAAGGCGCTGCTGCCCGGTCTCGAGGCCGGCCAGCTGGACGTGGTGGTCGGCGCCCTGACCATGACCGCCGAGCGCGAGGCGCGCTTCGACTTCACCCACCCCTTCTACCAGACCGGCCTGGCCATTGCCGTGCCGCGGGAGGGCGAAGGCGGCGGCTGGTACGCGCTGCGGGCGCTGCTGTCGTGGCAGTTCCTCAGCCTGGTGCTGGGGCTGGCGGCCCTGCTGCTGCTGGTCGGCGCCCTGGTCTGGCTGTTCGAGCGGCGGCGCAACCAGGAGCAGTTCGGCGGCAGCCCGGCCCAGGGCCTGGGCTCCAGCTTCTGGTGGGCGGCGGTGACCATGACCACGGTCGGCTATGGCGACAAGGCCCCGGTGACCCTGGGTGGGCGCCTGATCGGCCTGGTGTGGATGTTCGCCGGCCTGATCATGGTGTCGACCTTCACCGCGGCGGTGACCAGCACCCTGACGGTGGGCAACCTGCAGGGCGGCATCCAGGGCACCGACGACCTGCGCCGGGCCCACGTCGCCACCATCGACAAGACGGTCAGCGCCCGCTACCTGGAAAACCAGCGCATCCGCCACAGCGACTACGACAACCTGCTCGGCGCCATGGCCGCGGTGCAGCGGGGCGAGGCGGACGCGGTGGTCTACGACCTGCCGATCCTGCAATACCGCAATGGCGAGCTGGGCCAGGGTGGCCTGCGGGTGTTGCCCGGCACCTTCGAGAACCAGTCCTATGCCTTCGCCCTGGCCAGCGGCAGCCCGTACCGCGAACAACTCAGCCAGGCGATCCTGCGGGTCACCGGCAGCGACGACTGGCGCAAGCTGCAGGAGCTCTACCTGGGCCGGCCCTGA
- a CDS encoding dihydrofolate reductase: MKTTLPLCLIAALAENRVIGRDNQLPWHLPADLKHFKALTLGKPIIMGRKTWDSLGRPLPGRLNLVVSRQPSLQLEGAEVFASLEAAVARADEWAREQGVEELMLIGGAQLYAQGLARAERLYLTRVALEPEGDAWFPELNEADWRRAAVDQQPATADAPPHAFETWVRR, from the coding sequence ATGAAAACGACCCTGCCCCTCTGCCTGATCGCCGCCCTCGCCGAAAACCGCGTGATCGGCCGCGACAACCAACTGCCCTGGCACCTGCCGGCGGACCTCAAGCACTTCAAGGCGCTGACCCTGGGCAAGCCGATCATCATGGGGCGCAAGACCTGGGATTCCCTCGGTCGGCCGCTGCCGGGGCGGCTCAACCTGGTGGTCAGCCGCCAGCCTAGCCTGCAACTCGAAGGCGCGGAAGTCTTCGCTTCCCTGGAGGCGGCTGTCGCACGTGCGGATGAGTGGGCTCGCGAGCAGGGCGTCGAGGAGCTGATGCTGATCGGCGGCGCGCAACTCTACGCCCAGGGCCTGGCGCGGGCCGAGCGCCTGTACCTGACCCGGGTGGCGCTGGAGCCCGAGGGCGATGCCTGGTTCCCCGAGCTCAACGAGGCCGACTGGCGCCGCGCCGCCGTGGACCAGCAGCCGGCCACGGCAGATGCCCCGCCCCATGCCTTCGAGACCTGGGTGCGGCGCTAG